Part of the Vigna angularis cultivar LongXiaoDou No.4 chromosome 1, ASM1680809v1, whole genome shotgun sequence genome, ttttttgcCATAAAATGTTACTGATGGCCAAATGATAAGTAATGTGCACTGACAGTTACAGTTGGAAACTTACATTTAGTTTCCCAGTCTATTTTCACATGCACTTAAAATGTGTTTAGCTATTCATCTAATAAGCATTATAATTGGTTACTTAAAAGTTTTTCAATGTATTTTGACCATTACACGAATTGGCAGATTCTGGAAAAAGGAATGATCATTCTCCTGTTGTCAGTGAGTGACAAACCTGTAGAACTCATAGACTGAAACTCCTTGAATTACAAATTCTAATGCAGATATTTGATAACACTTCACATTCAAACCAACATGTGTCTTGGCTTTTAGCTCTGAGAACACTTCAATTCAAACTAGCATGTGCCTTGATGACAAATCATGTGTCTAAAGATTGAATTCTTAGACTAGGTTATGAAATTGTTAGGTCAAATATATTAGATGACAAATTTAATCCATAATGCTTCTACATCCAACATAAAACAAGGTGGGAGTCATTtgataaatttaagaattaattaaagGTTTTTGAGTTCTTGTTTAGGTTTTATGGATTGTTTAAATTGATGTATGAATCACTTTTCATAGAGACAAGAAGAGAAGCAAGAAAAGTGTGTACATACAAAATCTTTTTGTAGATGTATCCAGGAAATGGAATAATAAGTGACTAACAAGCAGCACTAATAGACCAAAtcttttgaattataaattataatgcaGATGTTTGATAACACTTCATTTTCAATCTAACATTCTTGTATGCATAGTTCTGGAAAAGTTCAATCCTGTTTCTAACTTTATAGGAAGAAGATATTTAGATGCTAATATTTTTATCCCTAAGGGTTCTGCATACAACATAAACACAGtaaatgatttataaaatgaagAATTAGTGAAAATATTCTGAATTATAAAAAACCTATGTCACTTTTAGGTTGTGTTAATATATATGTGGCTATCAGTCTCTGTAtagagtttttattttgtaaatatatatatcagaGAATGATAATAGAAAAGATGCTCTAATCCCTACAGTCTGATCAATTAATGAAAGGCTATTACTGTAAACTcatacaatacaaaaattataacacAATCAACTCTTATAAGTCAAGAAATTAAGATATGAATTGATGCATTCAGCATTTGAAGTTGAACAAATTTGAACATTCATTGAACGAAAATATTAATCCAACATCAAATATAGAATTAACCTATACAACATCAACTGTTTACTAGACTTCAATATAATTTAAGCCATGATCGGTCAATAACGAAAACTTAGCAGATCCTTTAGcagaaaaatcaataaaaaatagtaatttgaaCAAAAATTCCTACCTAAAAACATGGTTTTTAACCTGTTCATACCTATAAACAAGATATTTCGATGTTCACATTTTTATCCTTAAAGATTCTCATCCAGGATAAACGAAAGTGGATGAGTTAAAAAGATTCTGCATCCAAGATAAAAGAAAGTGGATGAGCTATGAAATGAAGAATtagttcaaaatataaaaaacttacgCCACTTTTGGATTGTGTTAGTAGATGTGTTCATCAGTCTCTATAAACAGAGATAATTATTTTCAGGATTTTAAGCTACCAAATGCGAAGGAAATAAAATCAGCTGATGAATAACCTCAAAACTTAATACATCCCAATTTAGCCATCTtcagaaataattatttatatttaaaattcagtACACACTAAACAATTAGGTCCAATCCTCAAGTAAAAACAACTATTTGTAATCCAATTATACAACTTATGAACAAAGGAAAGTAGAACATGAATACATGATTTGGTATCAAACACTTCTATTGcatcaatttaatcattttaatacaTAGAGGCTGTGCACAATCACATTTTTTCAgtttaaactaaaactaaaacccTACTGGTTGAAATCGAGGATTAAAACATTAGATCCAATAAATACAACTAATAAGCATAAGGGACCAAGAACACAGGTCAGACATAAAATAACTTGTTTAGGAACTAGTGAACTTGGTAACGGCCTTGGTACCCTCAGAGACGGCATGTTTGGCCAATTCTCCAGGCAATACAAGTCTGACAGCAGTCTGGATTTCCCTTGAAGTGATGGTGGGCTTCTTGTTGTAGCGGGCAAGTCTAGAAGATTCCTGCGCAAGCTTCTCAAATATGTCGTTGATGAAACTGTTCATGATGCCCATAGCCTTGCTGGAGATACCAATGTCAGGGTGAACCTGCTTCAAAACCTTGAAGATGTAGATCTTGTATGTCTCCACACTCTTCTtgcttctcttcttcttcttatcaCCGCCAGCTCCTCCCTCCTTCGGAAGCTTCTTTCCTGCCTTCGGCTTCTTCTCCGCTGGAGTCTTGTCTCCTACGGTGGACTTCTTCTCCTCTGCAGGCTTCTTCTCCGCTGGCTTCTTTTCTGCCTTTGGTGCCATATCTAGAGCAGAAGTTGGAGACCTGAAGagaattagggttttgaattGAGATTCAGAAAGCTTAATGGAAAAGCTATTGAAGATGTGAATGAAGAAAGCCTTGGACGATTGTATATATAGGGAAATGTTTTGGAGTTCTGATTGGCTATAGGGCCTTGGCGCGGATAGATGAGTTGGCGTTTAGATTGTCTGTTGATGAACGGTTGAGATGTTCTTTTGGCTTCTTAGTTTTCCTTGGGCGCCTAAATTTATTCTTAGGCGGGTATTACCTTTTACAAATGAAAggaacacaatttttttaacttcaGTATCAGAAAATCAACCTGGAGTGCATATGAAAGTTCTCCCTTTTACATTGTTCTAcctaatattatttgttttaagaaaattcaatcttatctaataaaataaataaaaaattatacaaacataattaaatttttttattcttatttaaaacttaacaaaaattaataatttttttatttaattcttttaaaaaattatattttaaatgaatataatttttttagtatggTATAAATGTACAATGTGTAAACTCGAGGTGAAGATACTACATAAGAGTACATGCGCATATTGATTTGGGATTTTACttgcatttgtttttttttatgaatttcgAAAGAAGGAAAGATGATAATTTATGAGATTGtgttatttttcacttttcGTAGATGTGTTCGGATTTAAGGGTATGAAAGTGTAAACCACTTATGACCTCAAACAAAAGTCAAAATGGTAAGAAAAGCAATGACGTTAAATTTTGTCTGAGGTGGCTATTGGTGTGTTACTTTCTACAAAAACTCTCACTCTCCACAAACAATGAAAGAGTGTCACATCAGTAGCCTTGTCACGACATCACCATCTTCCCTCATGAGTGAAACCTAGCTACTGTCACTGTCACGCCGCCACCTTCAACGCACCATCCACCACGAGCACACCGCTTTCGCGCAACCAAGTCGCGATTCACACATCTTCCATGGCCATCTCAGAGAATGAGTAGGCAACCCAATCATATCGTCGATGCCATGTTCGTCTTCCTTCATCAACCTGAAACACATAAAATGTTCACAAAATGCAGAAATTGTGAAACCCTCGCGCGAATGCTATGGACTACCTGACGCATCCATCAACAAATGGTGTCTTCTCCTGCGCGCTTCTGAACCCGGTAAATAGAGGAAATCACAAGTGCGATTTAGCCATTCTTCACGCGCCCTTCAGCGTCGCAGTACCTAGTCCCAATTCGTTTTTTCCATTCGAAAGCCCCAAATCAGAATCGCGATACGTGCAAAACCCTAATTCGTTCGTCAAACTTCTCCCATCTACACCACGAGTTCAAATAACCTGTAGGAAAACCAAGAACAACAGAACAAGACCACGATAATTATCTTTCTCACACCTGCATAAATTGGGGATTCTTCCATAAACTGGGGGAAACCCAGGGAGAGGACTGGGCTCAGCTGGAAGAGAACCCATTTCTGCATTATTTGTAGGTCGTCGCGACCCAGTTTGGTGAGGGCGGGTTGGCGGCAAAGAGGGACCGGCCGAGGAAGTTAAACGTGGCTTGATAGTTGGTGACAGAGAATAAAAAGAagaggaggtggtggtggttgtGGAGAGAGTGAGAGTTTCTAAGTGTACAACGTGACACACCGTTAGCCACCTTAGATAGAATTTAACGTCGTTGCTTTTGGAGGactaaaaattgtttctttagGGAGGAGGGATGAACCCCAAAAATGCTTTATacttgagggactaaaaacatatttaacccaacaCTTTTTTATCAAAACGAAGTAATCGATTCCAAAACAGAAAGAATCAATTCCAAGTATGTGATGTAGGTTACAGGCTAGCTTATAAGTGTGATCATTACTTACTTTTCACACTTATTAGAACATTTTCTTGTCCTTAATTCATGTGTTTTGTGTTTAAATTAAATGGAGAAATTACAAAAGTATATATTAGGGTTATAGAATTAGATAGTCATTCATTTTAACAGATGTGCAAGTGAGAAAAGACCTTTTAATGGAGGTGGAGCCTGTTGGAATAGTGGATTGTTAAAcgaaagaatttaaagaaaagaCCATTAGTTCAATAAAGGATGTCTTATATAAAAGAACAAGTGACTCTACGTGGGAGTTAGAGAGGGATATGAGGATGTTACACCCATGTTTGTTATCTCATAAGTCTAACTTTCGatgttgaaaatttttattgttaagGAGAATGTGAGAGCGTAAAAATTAGAGAAATACAATTCATAACATGTTTAAATGACGatactctattattttaatactaaaaggctaaaatataaatagaatttctgTTAATCAGTatcattacttaaaacacatAACCTCTCTATAAAACTTGTTTTTCGAGGATCTTCTACCCTCTTTCTTAGAGTTCTAACTGTTGGATCATCTGTTTGAAGATCAAAATGTGTCTAAGTGATCAATGCAACAAGGTCTTCATTCATATCCAATCAATTATTGTAAAAGAGTAAGTTAATGTATGCTTTTTTTCCTCTGTCTTCCATGTTTTATGATGCATGTGACCTTAGCTTTGTAACATGTATCATCTACATCTTccattagattattttttttatcagtggTTCTAACAACGCACCTTGGTCATGATTTTGTGAATTGTAGGAGCATATAAAGTTTTTGATATGTGAGGAATGTTTTGAGTTCCTTGGGGTTGTTTGAACTTCTAACCGGTAAGGGAAGCCAAATACCTTGTTTATACAATTTTAGTAGCTTGATAACATGACTATATATGTGGTAATTGCATGAAATA contains:
- the LOC108333140 gene encoding probable histone H2B.1, giving the protein MAPKAEKKPAEKKPAEEKKSTVGDKTPAEKKPKAGKKLPKEGGAGGDKKKKRSKKSVETYKIYIFKVLKQVHPDIGISSKAMGIMNSFINDIFEKLAQESSRLARYNKKPTITSREIQTAVRLVLPGELAKHAVSEGTKAVTKFTSS